One Bacillus solimangrovi genomic window carries:
- a CDS encoding DUF1128 domain-containing protein, producing MDLSKRSEENIEYMLDKIKEKLRMVNVGVIQASHFNEEMYEDLKDIYELIERKQNFSTSEMSAIVEELSNLRK from the coding sequence GTGGACTTATCAAAAAGATCTGAAGAGAATATTGAATACATGTTAGATAAAATAAAAGAGAAATTACGAATGGTTAATGTCGGTGTCATTCAAGCTTCACATTTTAATGAGGAAATGTATGAAGATTTGAAAGACATTTACGAATTAATTGAACGCAAGCAAAACTTCTCAACAAGCGAAATGAGTGCAATCGTTGAAGAATTATCTAACCTGCGTAAATAA
- the adhP gene encoding alcohol dehydrogenase AdhP, translated as MKAAVVNQFKEQLEIKDVPKPEVKPHQILVRIHACGVCHTDLHAAHGDWPVKPKLPLIPGHEGAGTIEHVGEGVTHLKVGDRVGVPWLYSACGHCEYCLTGRETLCLEQHNTGYSVDGGYAEYCVADANYVVKIPDNLSFVDAAPLFCAGVTTYKALKMSEVKPGEWVAVFGVGGLGHLGVQYAKAMGMNVVAIDTFDEKLELAKELGADKVVNAMKEDAADWIQKEIGGVHGVVCTAVAKKAFDQAYRCIRRGGTCVMVGLPPEKMDLPIFDTVLNGTKVVGSIVGTRKDLEETLQFAAEGKVKCIIETRELDDINTIYDEMLDGKINGRIVINMEK; from the coding sequence ATGAAAGCTGCTGTAGTAAATCAATTTAAAGAACAGTTAGAAATTAAAGACGTTCCAAAGCCAGAAGTTAAACCTCATCAAATTTTAGTACGTATTCATGCTTGTGGTGTTTGTCATACTGATTTACACGCTGCTCATGGTGATTGGCCTGTAAAACCTAAGCTTCCGTTAATTCCAGGACATGAAGGTGCAGGAACAATCGAGCACGTAGGAGAAGGCGTCACTCACCTTAAAGTCGGTGACCGAGTAGGAGTTCCTTGGTTATATTCTGCTTGTGGTCATTGTGAATATTGTTTAACTGGAAGAGAAACTCTTTGCTTAGAACAACATAATACAGGATATTCAGTTGACGGGGGTTATGCTGAGTATTGTGTAGCTGATGCAAATTATGTTGTAAAAATTCCTGATAACTTAAGCTTTGTAGATGCTGCACCTCTATTTTGTGCTGGTGTGACAACTTATAAAGCCCTAAAAATGTCTGAAGTAAAACCTGGTGAATGGGTCGCTGTATTCGGAGTAGGCGGTCTTGGACACCTTGGCGTTCAATACGCAAAAGCAATGGGAATGAATGTTGTTGCTATTGATACCTTTGATGAAAAATTAGAACTTGCCAAAGAACTTGGTGCAGATAAAGTAGTAAATGCAATGAAAGAAGATGCTGCTGATTGGATTCAAAAAGAAATTGGCGGTGTACACGGTGTCGTTTGTACGGCAGTTGCTAAGAAAGCCTTTGACCAAGCATACCGTTGTATCCGACGTGGAGGTACTTGTGTAATGGTTGGTCTACCTCCTGAGAAGATGGATCTTCCAATATTTGATACAGTCTTAAACGGGACAAAAGTTGTTGGTTCAATTGTTGGTACTCGTAAAGACTTAGAAGAAACATTACAATTTGCCGCAGAAGGTAAAGTAAAATGTATCATCGAAACTCGTGAGTTAGATGATATTAATACGATATACGATGAAATGTTAGATGGTAAAATTAACGGACGTATCGTAATAAATATGGAAAAATAA
- a CDS encoding alanine/glycine:cation symporter family protein, producing MVWGVPLLVLLVGTGIYLTIRLTFLQFSALPYALKLAFSKNQDDKSKGDISHYESLMTALAATIGTGNIAGVATAVFMGGPGAVLWMWVSALFGMATKYAEAILAVKYRVEDENGEMSGGPMYYLERGLGQKWLGVMFALFGAIAAFGIGNMVQSNSVADVVESTFSIPVWATGIILTICTALVIIGGIKSIGKVTAFFVPIMAIFYVMGGLIVLIMNIDLVPGAVGLIFSDAFTGEAVAGGAIGTVIRWGVARGVFSNEAGLGSAPIAAAAAKTDYPGRQALVSMTQVFLDTIVVCSITGITLVMGGLYKGDINGADLTSATFEKFLGGPGSFIVTIGLIFFAFSTIIGWSYYGEKCFSYIFGKTLVPAYRLVFVLAVFGGTVTSLDAVWGIADIMNGLMAFPNLIGLLGLSGVVVAETKRFKEAMKAEKSASADA from the coding sequence ATGGTATGGGGAGTACCATTATTGGTCTTACTTGTAGGAACTGGAATTTATCTAACGATACGATTAACATTCCTACAGTTCTCTGCCCTACCATATGCACTCAAACTTGCATTTAGTAAAAACCAAGATGATAAGTCAAAGGGAGACATCTCACATTATGAATCTCTAATGACTGCACTAGCTGCAACGATCGGTACAGGTAATATTGCTGGTGTTGCAACAGCTGTCTTCATGGGTGGACCTGGTGCTGTTCTGTGGATGTGGGTTTCAGCATTGTTTGGAATGGCTACGAAATACGCTGAGGCAATTCTTGCAGTAAAATATCGTGTTGAAGATGAAAATGGTGAAATGTCGGGTGGACCGATGTATTACCTTGAGCGTGGATTAGGTCAAAAATGGCTCGGTGTGATGTTTGCATTATTTGGTGCGATCGCTGCTTTCGGAATCGGAAACATGGTGCAATCAAATTCTGTGGCAGACGTCGTAGAATCTACATTTTCAATTCCAGTCTGGGCTACAGGAATAATCTTAACAATTTGTACTGCACTTGTTATCATTGGTGGAATTAAAAGTATTGGTAAAGTAACAGCATTCTTCGTTCCGATTATGGCGATTTTCTATGTTATGGGTGGACTCATCGTTCTTATAATGAACATTGACTTAGTTCCAGGTGCCGTTGGTCTTATCTTCTCTGATGCATTTACTGGTGAGGCTGTTGCTGGTGGAGCAATCGGTACAGTCATTCGTTGGGGTGTAGCGCGTGGTGTGTTCTCAAACGAAGCAGGTCTTGGTTCTGCACCAATTGCCGCAGCTGCTGCAAAAACAGACTATCCTGGTCGTCAAGCTCTCGTATCGATGACACAAGTATTTCTAGATACGATTGTTGTCTGCTCTATTACGGGTATTACGCTCGTAATGGGTGGTCTCTATAAGGGTGACATAAATGGAGCTGACTTAACATCAGCAACCTTTGAAAAGTTCTTAGGCGGTCCTGGTTCATTTATCGTAACGATAGGACTTATATTCTTTGCATTTTCTACAATCATCGGTTGGTCTTACTACGGTGAAAAATGTTTCTCTTACATCTTTGGAAAAACATTAGTTCCAGCATATCGTTTAGTGTTCGTATTAGCAGTATTTGGCGGAACAGTTACATCACTTGATGCTGTTTGGGGAATCGCTGATATTATGAATGGCTTAATGGCATTCCCGAACTTAATCGGACTTCTCGGTTTATCGGGTGTTGTAGTCGCTGAAACGAAACGATTTAAGGAAGCAATGAAAGCTGAAAAATCAGCTTCAGCAGATGCTTAA
- a CDS encoding glutamine ABC transporter substrate-binding protein, translated as MKKKSFLLGLVLILSAFFMAACGSTQSSNEAEAPAAEKSEEVAEGNESSEDVFSVATDTNFVPFESLNTETGEMEGFDIDLIKALADEAGIKVDIEAMEFDGVIAGMQTARFDIGIAGMTITEERAETIDFSDPYYDAGLTLAVKADNEDIKSEADLAGKKVATRSGTTSETYLTENHPDAELVPFPGIVEAYLELISGRVDAVMYDAPNVMYYVNTDAKGQLKTVGGLLQGEQYGIAFPQGSELVEPINEALKTLIENGTYDDIYEKWFGERPNGTTK; from the coding sequence ATGAAGAAAAAGAGTTTTCTATTAGGTCTAGTATTAATTCTGTCAGCTTTTTTCATGGCAGCATGTGGTTCTACACAATCAAGTAATGAAGCAGAAGCACCAGCAGCTGAGAAGAGTGAAGAGGTTGCAGAAGGTAATGAAAGTTCTGAAGATGTTTTCTCAGTTGCAACAGATACAAACTTCGTACCATTTGAGTCGTTGAATACAGAAACTGGTGAAATGGAAGGTTTCGATATTGATTTGATTAAAGCTCTTGCTGATGAAGCAGGAATTAAGGTAGACATTGAAGCAATGGAGTTTGACGGTGTAATTGCGGGTATGCAAACAGCTCGTTTTGACATCGGGATTGCTGGTATGACAATTACTGAAGAGCGTGCAGAAACAATTGATTTCTCTGATCCATACTATGATGCTGGTCTAACACTAGCTGTAAAAGCAGACAATGAAGACATTAAATCAGAAGCAGATCTTGCAGGTAAGAAAGTAGCAACTCGTTCTGGAACAACGTCTGAGACTTATTTGACAGAGAATCATCCTGATGCTGAACTAGTACCTTTCCCTGGAATTGTTGAAGCATATTTAGAACTTATTTCTGGACGTGTAGATGCTGTTATGTATGATGCGCCGAATGTAATGTACTATGTAAATACAGATGCAAAGGGACAACTGAAAACAGTAGGTGGTCTATTACAAGGTGAGCAATATGGTATCGCATTTCCTCAAGGTTCTGAATTAGTAGAGCCGATCAATGAAGCTTTGAAAACACTTATTGAAAACGGTACTTATGATGATATCTATGAAAAATGGTTTGGTGAGCGTCCTAACGGAACTACAAAATAA
- a CDS encoding amino acid ABC transporter permease, producing the protein MEALMDSHYIKVLPFLWKGLGYTFFITIIGLIFGFALGAITGIGRLSQNKLIYGIASFYVEVVRGTPLLAQILFIYFGLPEVLGITLDKVTASIIAIAINAGAYIAEIVRGAVDSIDRGQMEAGRSIGLTKAQTMRYIIWPQAFKRMIPPLGNQFVISLKDTSLFSVIAVGEMLFQARQYYSTNFSPFQALTMVCLMYLMITVPTALILRRVERRLDV; encoded by the coding sequence ATGGAAGCATTGATGGATTCCCATTATATAAAGGTTCTACCGTTTCTTTGGAAAGGGTTAGGTTATACATTTTTCATTACGATTATCGGATTGATTTTTGGTTTTGCATTAGGTGCAATTACAGGGATTGGTCGGTTATCGCAAAATAAACTGATATATGGCATTGCTTCGTTTTATGTTGAAGTTGTTCGTGGTACACCTCTATTAGCGCAAATCCTCTTCATTTATTTTGGTTTACCTGAAGTGTTAGGCATTACACTCGATAAAGTGACTGCATCGATCATTGCGATTGCAATTAATGCAGGTGCATATATTGCAGAAATTGTTCGTGGTGCTGTCGATTCAATTGATAGAGGTCAAATGGAGGCAGGACGATCCATTGGTCTAACTAAAGCACAAACGATGCGATACATCATATGGCCACAGGCGTTTAAACGTATGATTCCTCCACTTGGAAACCAATTTGTTATTAGTTTGAAAGATACCTCACTATTTTCTGTTATTGCCGTCGGCGAAATGTTGTTCCAAGCAAGACAATACTATAGTACGAACTTTTCACCTTTCCAAGCGTTAACAATGGTATGTTTAATGTACTTAATGATTACAGTACCAACTGCACTGATTTTACGTAGGGTGGAAAGGAGATTGGATGTTTAA
- a CDS encoding amino acid ABC transporter ATP-binding protein, translating into MIKVNDLHKSFGSLEVLKGITTEIQESEVVCVIGPSGSGKSTFLRCLNMLEEITSGEVIVNGESLTDSNVDINKLRSHVGMVFQHFNLFPHMTVLQNITLGPIKVLGKSKQEAEKTALPLLEKVGLSDKANVYPDSLSGGQKQRVAIARSLAMDPTVMLFDEPTSALDPELVGDVLKVMKDLAQEGMTMVVVTHEMGFAKEVGNRVLFMDEGIIMEDGDPKQVFDDPQNPRTQSFLSKVL; encoded by the coding sequence ATGATTAAGGTAAATGATCTTCACAAATCGTTCGGAAGTTTAGAAGTACTAAAAGGGATTACAACTGAAATTCAAGAATCAGAGGTAGTATGTGTAATCGGTCCATCGGGATCTGGAAAGAGTACGTTTTTACGTTGTTTAAATATGCTAGAAGAAATTACTTCTGGTGAAGTCATTGTTAATGGTGAATCATTAACAGATTCGAATGTGGACATTAATAAGCTTCGCTCTCATGTAGGTATGGTGTTTCAGCATTTTAATCTTTTTCCTCACATGACTGTACTTCAAAATATTACACTTGGTCCTATAAAGGTGTTAGGAAAGAGCAAGCAGGAAGCTGAAAAAACAGCATTACCGCTACTTGAAAAGGTAGGATTAAGTGATAAAGCAAATGTTTATCCAGATAGTCTATCGGGTGGGCAAAAGCAGCGAGTTGCGATTGCTCGTTCATTAGCAATGGATCCAACGGTTATGCTTTTTGATGAACCAACATCTGCACTCGACCCTGAGCTAGTAGGAGATGTATTAAAAGTTATGAAGGACCTAGCCCAAGAGGGAATGACTATGGTCGTTGTAACGCATGAGATGGGTTTTGCAAAGGAAGTAGGTAATCGTGTGTTATTCATGGATGAAGGGATTATTATGGAAGATGGAGATCCGAAGCAAGTTTTTGATGATCCACAAAATCCACGTACACAATCATTTTTAAGCAAAGTATTGTAA
- a CDS encoding low molecular weight protein-tyrosine-phosphatase, translating to MISVLFVCLGNICRSPMAEAIFRHKVKDAGLEAEIQIDSAGTGNWHVGNQPHVGTQKVLKENRISFEGIRARQVNESDFAEFDYIIAMDEKNVSDLESIKKGNPTAYVGQLLSFLPDVSDKNVPDPYFTGNFQVVYELIDESCSRLLTFIRERNNI from the coding sequence ATGATAAGTGTATTGTTTGTTTGCTTAGGTAATATTTGTCGATCACCAATGGCTGAAGCAATTTTTCGTCATAAAGTGAAAGATGCGGGATTAGAAGCTGAAATTCAAATTGATTCCGCAGGCACTGGAAATTGGCACGTAGGAAATCAACCACATGTGGGAACACAAAAAGTGTTGAAAGAAAATAGAATTAGTTTTGAAGGAATTCGTGCACGACAAGTAAATGAATCAGATTTTGCTGAATTTGATTATATAATTGCAATGGATGAGAAGAACGTTTCGGATTTAGAAAGTATTAAAAAAGGTAATCCGACAGCTTATGTGGGTCAATTGCTTTCATTTCTACCAGATGTTTCAGATAAGAATGTACCTGATCCTTATTTTACTGGAAATTTTCAAGTGGTTTATGAACTAATTGATGAAAGTTGCTCCAGATTACTTACGTTTATACGAGAACGAAATAACATATAG
- a CDS encoding YtxH domain-containing protein: MGDNQVYDEKKGQNKLIHGMLIGAVVGAAVTLFDRDTRDYTVTRLKKCGSTTWNCVKNPSQTVENVSNTVSSMQKRTKVLAEDATFFVEKFKEIAETTPEVVEAVRKTKKHVTEFSEGAEHK, from the coding sequence ATGGGGGATAACCAAGTGTATGATGAGAAGAAAGGTCAAAATAAGTTAATACATGGAATGCTTATTGGGGCGGTAGTAGGAGCTGCTGTTACTTTATTTGATCGTGATACACGGGATTATACAGTAACTAGGCTGAAGAAGTGTGGTTCAACTACTTGGAATTGCGTGAAGAATCCTTCTCAAACAGTAGAGAATGTATCAAATACTGTATCCTCTATGCAAAAGAGAACGAAAGTACTTGCTGAAGATGCTACTTTTTTTGTAGAAAAGTTCAAAGAAATTGCAGAAACAACCCCAGAGGTCGTCGAAGCGGTTCGAAAGACAAAAAAGCATGTAACGGAGTTTTCAGAGGGTGCTGAACACAAATGA
- a CDS encoding YihY/virulence factor BrkB family protein codes for MTELRNLSLRSIGKELYYRFQHDEVPGLAAQLAYFFLLSLFPFLIFLITLIGYLPLSQEDVLGTISQYAPGETMDLIESTLVNIVNERNGGLLSFGVIATIWTASNGINSIMRALNRAYDVVENRSYIVSRAIAIFLTFAMIFVIIVSLLLPVFGKAIGTFIFSSFGLSSKFLTVWNASRWILSFGIMVIIFVCLYYAAPNKKLSLREVWVGALFATLGWQLVSLAFSYYVDNFGNFSATYGSLGGIIILMIWFYLSGFIIILGGEINAVIRYFRREGIK; via the coding sequence ATGACCGAACTGCGTAATTTATCATTAAGAAGCATTGGAAAAGAATTGTACTATCGCTTTCAACATGATGAAGTACCAGGATTAGCAGCTCAACTTGCTTATTTCTTTTTATTATCGCTGTTTCCATTTTTGATCTTTTTAATTACATTAATTGGGTATCTTCCGTTGAGTCAAGAAGATGTTTTAGGTACAATAAGCCAATATGCACCTGGTGAAACGATGGATCTGATTGAGTCAACTTTAGTGAATATTGTTAATGAGAGAAATGGTGGGTTACTTTCGTTTGGTGTTATAGCAACGATTTGGACGGCTTCAAACGGTATCAACTCAATTATGCGTGCATTAAATCGTGCGTATGATGTAGTTGAAAATCGTTCATATATCGTTTCACGTGCTATTGCGATCTTTTTAACATTTGCAATGATCTTTGTTATTATCGTTTCACTATTATTACCAGTATTCGGTAAAGCGATCGGGACATTTATCTTTTCATCATTTGGATTATCCTCAAAGTTTTTAACAGTGTGGAACGCTTCACGTTGGATTTTAAGTTTCGGTATTATGGTAATTATTTTCGTATGCCTTTATTATGCTGCGCCAAATAAGAAATTGAGCTTGAGAGAAGTATGGGTTGGAGCTCTATTCGCTACGTTAGGGTGGCAGCTTGTTTCACTTGCATTCTCATATTATGTCGATAATTTTGGGAATTTCTCTGCTACTTATGGAAGTCTTGGGGGGATCATCATCTTAATGATCTGGTTCTATCTCTCTGGTTTTATCATTATTTTAGGTGGAGAAATTAATGCAGTAATTCGATACTTTCGTCGAGAAGGTATTAAATGA
- a CDS encoding heavy metal translocating P-type ATPase: MNTDSQVMANHSQLESNQSSHLFVKKLKEHGELIAAMLSGLLILFGWLLDKANLSTPSIIIFLLAFVIGGFAKAKEGIEDTLANRELNVEMLMIFAAIGSAIIGHWQEGAILIFIFSLSGALETYTMNKSQREISALMEMQPEEAVRISNGEKEIVHVSKLIVGDHILVKPGELIPSDGKIINGTTTINESAITGESLPVSKSLQDDVFAGTVNLNGAVTVEVTKPNNETLFQKIITLVQSAQDEKSPSQQFIERFEGRYVKVVLIVVLFMMFLPHFIFGWSWTDTFYRAMILLVVASPCALVASIMPATLSAISNGAKSGILFKGGVHLEKLAHLQAIAFDKTGTLTRGKPEVTDVYVREGISEKEFLQAVASIESYSNHPLAQAIVQHVKSLDLLTTTPENVEDVSGWGIKGTINNTDWQIGKRDFVGAKQAEKFHNGISWSLAEEGKTLVYAKDSKGIAGVIALRDTIRSETREALKKLQAFGIHTIMLTGDNEKTAHVIAEEVGLDQYVAECLPEEKVNHLKQIQSHYENVGMVGDGINDAPALATASVGIAMGEGTDVALETADIILMKNDLSRIADTIELSKKMNRIVKQNIIFSITVILILIASNFLQLIDLPYGVIGHEGSTILVILNGLRLLRS; this comes from the coding sequence ATGAATACAGATAGTCAAGTAATGGCTAATCATTCTCAATTAGAATCGAACCAATCATCCCATCTATTTGTTAAAAAGCTAAAAGAACACGGTGAATTAATTGCGGCCATGTTAAGTGGCTTACTCATTCTGTTTGGCTGGTTACTGGATAAAGCAAATTTATCTACTCCATCTATCATCATATTCTTACTTGCATTTGTCATCGGAGGGTTTGCAAAAGCAAAAGAAGGAATCGAAGATACGCTCGCCAACCGAGAACTGAATGTAGAAATGCTCATGATCTTTGCTGCCATCGGTTCTGCAATTATTGGTCATTGGCAAGAAGGAGCCATTTTAATTTTCATTTTTTCGTTAAGTGGTGCTTTAGAAACATACACGATGAATAAGAGCCAACGTGAAATCTCAGCACTTATGGAAATGCAACCTGAAGAAGCCGTTCGTATCTCAAACGGAGAAAAAGAAATTGTTCATGTTTCTAAGCTTATCGTAGGTGATCATATCCTTGTAAAGCCTGGTGAACTCATTCCTTCAGATGGAAAAATTATTAACGGGACAACGACAATTAATGAATCGGCAATTACGGGTGAATCGCTTCCTGTTTCTAAATCACTCCAAGACGATGTTTTTGCTGGAACAGTGAACTTGAATGGTGCTGTAACCGTTGAAGTAACAAAACCAAATAATGAAACACTGTTTCAAAAGATTATTACTCTCGTTCAGTCAGCACAGGATGAAAAATCCCCATCACAGCAATTCATTGAACGATTCGAGGGACGTTACGTTAAGGTTGTTTTAATTGTCGTTCTCTTTATGATGTTTTTACCTCACTTTATCTTCGGATGGAGTTGGACAGATACATTTTATCGTGCCATGATTTTACTAGTTGTTGCGTCTCCTTGTGCACTCGTTGCTTCAATTATGCCCGCAACGTTATCTGCGATTTCTAATGGAGCAAAGAGTGGTATTTTATTTAAAGGTGGCGTACATTTAGAAAAACTCGCACACCTACAAGCAATTGCATTTGATAAAACTGGGACGTTAACAAGAGGAAAACCAGAAGTAACAGATGTGTATGTGCGTGAAGGGATATCTGAGAAGGAGTTTCTACAAGCCGTTGCTTCGATTGAGAGCTATTCAAATCATCCTCTCGCACAAGCAATTGTGCAACACGTAAAATCTTTGGACTTATTAACTACAACTCCAGAAAATGTAGAAGATGTCTCAGGCTGGGGAATTAAAGGAACTATCAATAACACAGATTGGCAGATCGGTAAACGTGATTTCGTTGGTGCAAAGCAGGCCGAGAAATTCCATAACGGCATTAGCTGGTCTCTTGCTGAAGAAGGGAAGACACTCGTATACGCAAAGGATTCAAAAGGCATTGCAGGTGTGATTGCTCTACGAGATACGATTCGCTCTGAAACTAGAGAGGCACTAAAAAAGCTACAGGCATTCGGAATTCATACGATTATGCTTACTGGTGATAATGAGAAAACTGCACATGTTATTGCAGAAGAGGTTGGTCTAGACCAATATGTTGCAGAATGCTTACCTGAAGAAAAAGTAAATCATTTAAAACAAATACAATCTCATTATGAAAACGTAGGAATGGTTGGTGATGGAATTAATGATGCACCAGCACTTGCTACAGCAAGTGTTGGAATTGCAATGGGCGAAGGTACAGATGTTGCACTAGAAACAGCGGATATTATTTTAATGAAAAATGACTTATCTAGGATTGCGGATACAATTGAGTTATCTAAAAAAATGAATCGTATCGTTAAGCAGAATATTATTTTTTCTATCACTGTTATTTTGATTCTAATTGCATCAAACTTCTTACAGTTAATTGATTTGCCATACGGAGTTATTGGTCATGAAGGTAGTACCATTCTCGTTATTTTAAACGGGCTTCGTCTCTTACGTTCATAA
- a CDS encoding DMT family transporter, with translation MSSRQFFTHPIGILIAAIGATFLWGSAFPFIKLSYSMLYIQSDEIGEQILFAGYRFFLASILLIVFLLIKDRKLSLGREMWRPLIIIGLFQTFLQYIFFYIGLSLSTGIQGSIIAGTTSFFQILFAHFMYKDDAINGKKIIGLLIGFTGVVLVNITKGTLQLQFGIGEFLLILAMISGAFGNILARNGAMKMNVIYMTAFQMLISSIGLLLVGMTMVGPLPFSFNIQSGASLLYLAVLSAGGFLLWNNVMKYNQVGKVSMYLFLIPVFGVFLSAVMLGESLHMFVLLGLACVTSGIIIVNRK, from the coding sequence ATGTCTTCAAGGCAGTTTTTCACTCATCCTATTGGGATTTTGATTGCAGCCATTGGGGCGACTTTTCTTTGGGGAAGCGCGTTTCCATTTATAAAGTTAAGTTATAGTATGCTTTATATTCAATCAGATGAGATAGGTGAGCAAATCTTATTTGCGGGGTATCGCTTTTTCCTAGCATCAATTCTGCTTATAGTTTTCTTACTAATAAAGGACAGAAAACTTAGTTTGGGAAGAGAGATGTGGCGCCCGCTTATTATAATTGGTCTGTTTCAAACGTTTCTACAGTACATCTTTTTCTATATTGGATTAAGTTTAAGTACAGGAATCCAGGGGTCAATCATTGCAGGAACAACATCATTCTTTCAGATTTTATTTGCACACTTTATGTATAAAGATGATGCAATTAATGGAAAGAAGATCATTGGCTTATTGATTGGGTTTACTGGTGTCGTCCTAGTTAATATTACGAAGGGAACGTTACAGCTTCAATTTGGAATTGGGGAATTTTTATTAATATTAGCAATGATAAGTGGAGCGTTTGGAAATATATTAGCTCGTAATGGTGCTATGAAGATGAATGTTATTTATATGACAGCGTTCCAAATGTTGATTAGCTCAATTGGATTGCTACTCGTTGGAATGACAATGGTTGGTCCATTACCATTTTCATTTAACATACAGAGTGGGGCATCATTATTGTATTTAGCTGTGTTATCTGCGGGTGGTTTTCTGTTGTGGAATAATGTTATGAAGTACAATCAAGTTGGTAAAGTATCTATGTACCTTTTTCTCATACCCGTATTTGGAGTATTTTTATCGGCGGTGATGTTAGGTGAATCGTTACATATGTTCGTATTACTTGGACTAGCTTGCGTAACGAGCGGTATCATTATTGTAAATCGAAAATAA
- a CDS encoding BH0509 family protein yields MSRQERKNMIEFISKMRGTDHDNLLYMTDAEIEHIYNQTYYQFEEIAE; encoded by the coding sequence ATGAGCCGTCAAGAACGCAAAAACATGATTGAATTCATTAGTAAAATGAGAGGTACAGACCACGATAACCTACTGTATATGACAGATGCGGAAATTGAACACATTTATAATCAAACGTATTATCAATTTGAAGAGATCGCTGAATAA